GGGCGCACCGGCAACTTCAACATGTCCGGGTAGCAACCATGAATGACGGACTACGACGACAACGCATCCACCCACTGTGGTGGACCGCCGCACTCGTCACCGTGGTGATTGTCCTGATCACCTTGAGCCTGGCGCAATTCAACGGGTTGCTGCGACAGAGCATTACCGTGATCCTGGCGTCCGATCGCGCCGGTCTGGTGATGAACCCGGGCGCCAAAGTCAAGCTGCGGGGTGTGCAAGTCGGCACGGTAGGCAACATCGTCGGATCCCGCCAAGCGGCGCGGCTGCAGCTGGACATAGATCCTGCGGAGATTCGCTACATTCCCGCCAACGTCCAAGCCGAGATCAAAGCGACCACTGCATTCGGCACCAAATACGTCGATCTGATCTACCCCGACAAGCCCACACCCGCCCGACTCAAAGCCGGAGAGGTCCTGTATTCGCGCAACATCACCACCGAAGTAAACACCGTCTTTCAGAATCTCGTCGACGTACTCAAATCCGTAGACCCGGCCAAGGTCAACGCGGTCATTAGTGCCCTCGCCGAGGGATTGCGCGGGCGCGGCCAGCGCATGGGCGAAGCCATCACCGCCGCGAACGAGGTACTGACCGCCTACAACGCAAGGGTGGATACCGTCGGACGTGACTGGCGATCGTTCAACGAGTTCAGCAAGGCCTATGACGTCGCGGCAAACGACATCCTGACCACGCTGGACGCTGCCAGCACGACGAGCACCACACTCAGCGCTCATGCTAAGGAGCTGGATAGTCTGCTGCTCAACGTCATTGGATTCTCACGCAGCGGTGTCGCCCTGGTGGGCCCCAACCTCGACAACCTCATCGATGGCATCAATGGCCTGCAACCGACCACTGACCTCTTACGAAAGTACAACCCGGAATACACCTGCATGCTGGTGGGTGCCAAGTACTACATGGATCACGGCGGCCTGCAAACCCGTGGAGGCAACGGCTATTCGCTCGTTATCGACAGCGGCCTCCTCTTTGGCAAAGATCCCTACATTTATCCCGACAACCTGCCGTTCGTCGCGGCCAAGGGTGGCCCCGGCGGCCAACCTAGCTGCGGTTCACTGCCTGACGTCTCCAAGAACTTCCCGGTG
This genomic window from Mycobacterium saskatchewanense contains:
- a CDS encoding MCE family protein, with the protein product MNDGLRRQRIHPLWWTAALVTVVIVLITLSLAQFNGLLRQSITVILASDRAGLVMNPGAKVKLRGVQVGTVGNIVGSRQAARLQLDIDPAEIRYIPANVQAEIKATTAFGTKYVDLIYPDKPTPARLKAGEVLYSRNITTEVNTVFQNLVDVLKSVDPAKVNAVISALAEGLRGRGQRMGEAITAANEVLTAYNARVDTVGRDWRSFNEFSKAYDVAANDILTTLDAASTTSTTLSAHAKELDSLLLNVIGFSRSGVALVGPNLDNLIDGINGLQPTTDLLRKYNPEYTCMLVGAKYYMDHGGLQTRGGNGYSLVIDSGLLFGKDPYIYPDNLPFVAAKGGPGGQPSCGSLPDVSKNFPVRQLITNTGWGTGLDIRTNPGIGHPCWADFLPVTRAVPEPPSIRQCIPGPAPGPAVPAGAPPYGAPQYAADGSPPGPAPQGAALQNSETAPPNPATVTSAPSAAGPN